GTTTTCATCTTGCTGGTACCACCGCGAATTTCATTTTTTCAAAACCTGATTCGGAACTCGCTCGTAAAAGAGGATCCAAATCTTCGTATTTCATTTCCTGATCAGCTTGAACTAGAAGCTCCACCAGTTTCTCTTGAGATTTTGCCTTCAGCTCGGTCAGTTTTTGTCCCAAAGCGCGCACGGGAACAACTTCGTCATTCAGACGATAGACCCCTTTTTCGATCGTCAAGATCGGCGTCTCTTTTTCAATACCGACACTGTGCTCGGCCATCGGTAAGGACATCTTCGCGGGAACTGTGGATTCAATACCGCTGTTCTGGGTTCCGATCAGAAGATAGATGACGATGATTGAAAAAGCGTCAATCAATGAAGTAAGTGGCAGAGCTAAGGCGAGGCTGCCTGCGGCACTCTTCTTTTTCTTCATTCCGGGCTTTAGGTTTTGTAAATCGCCTAAAGGGGATCTTTTTTTACCAACATTCGCAAAGGACGATGTTTTCATAAGTCCTACCCAAGTGGGGATAAACCCACTCCTTCAAATTGGTTTTGTTTTAGTTTGTCCATTATGCGAATCACATCGCCATAAGACGCTTGTGCTTCAGGACGAACCACGCCTGTTTTAAGGTCAGGCCATTTAGCGCGAAGAGCTTGAAGTTTCTGTTCAAGCACCGCCCAGTTCACACTGCGGCCGGAAGCCTGAATCTGCTCTTCGTGAGTTTTAGCATTGGGCAAATCGCGCAAAGAGAGCTGAACCGCACCCTGTGTGTTTACCGTGATCCAAAGTGATGGAGGATTCTTTGCTCCAGCCACAGAGTTATCACCGATCGCCTGGCGCGTATCGATAGTTCCGATCTGAATCCATACTGCCGTAAGAAGAAGGAAGCAGATAAGAACCGATAGAATGTCCAAGATCGGTAATATATTAAGTTCAAAGTTCAAGTCTTTGTCGTCGCCCGATCCGCCCGTCATGCTCATAACTATCTCCCAGAGTTCGCTGGAACTTCTTTAGATGTAGAAACCGGTTCGTAGTGGAAGCCCAGTTGAATGAAAAGGTTTAAAGCTCCCTTATTAAGGTCATCCGTCAAACGCGAAGCACGGTTTTGCAAAACCGCATACATGATCAAAGCAGGAACTGCGACGATCAAACCATAAGCTGTCGTGTTCATTGCCAAAGAAATACCTTGAGAAAGGATGGTCGCTTTTTCCGCAGGGTTGGCGTTCGAAATACCCGCGAAAGAGTGGATCAAACCCGTGATAGTTCCCAAAAGACCTAAAAGAGTCGCGACGTTGGCAAACATTGCCAAAAAGCCAATACGTTTTTCCACGCGCGAGTTTTCCTCAAGAAGAACCTCATCCATTTTAAGCTGGATTTCCTCTTTACCGCCCATATCCATCGCCGCTTGAATGCCCGCCGCAGCGACTACACCCAAAGGCTCTTTTGTGCCCATTTGCAACGAACGGCGAAGTGCTTTTTCCAAGTTTCCAGAACGAATATCTTCTGCCAATACCTTGGAAAGTTCTTTCTGGTTGGTTTTGCGAGCACCAAAAAGGGCAAAAGCTCTTTCGGCAATGATCGCGATAGAAACGATTTGTGCCGCCAAAATAGTCCACATCCAGATAGCGTCTGACGATGTGAAACCACGACCTAGTGATAATAAGAATTCCATAATAATTTATCCTCCACGGTAAATTCTGAAGCCTTAAGAGCAACTAAGGTGCCAGAAGTCCTGTCGAAGTTTTTGACGAATTTAGAAAGTGACAAAATCAGGCAAAGGAGTCAGCGGAAGGCTCCAGTTTCGAGTTCGCAGCGAAAACCATTTCCCGGGTTCGTCCTTAGGATCACGCTTGGAAATAAATCAGATTTTGCAAAGGAAACGTTTTTTATACTAAGTTCACGGCAGAGCCGCAATTTGGCGCTGCGAGAAGAGACGAGCGACTTTTAAGGTTTCTTAAACCAGCAGGGCGGGCGAGCCGAAATCCCCTCAGAGCAAGAGCTGAAGGGCAGATCCTTCCTATTAAGATTCAGAGGCAAGGAGGCCTGGCAAAGAGCACCAGCGAGAATTGTATCCAGACGGCACTGCCGAGCAGGATAAGTTTCATTATTAGTTTTATCCGCGACAGTTGTATCGCTGGTATTAAAAGAGATGGGAAAATCCGTCACCATTGTCAAAAACTGCAGACCGGCTAACGCCGCTCTTTGACAAAGATAAGAGTCAGAAGTTCGCAAGCCCCAAGTTGAATCACAAAGCTGGACCACGCGGTAAGGAATTTCTTTTCCTCTGAGAATTTCCCGATGGTCTTCACCGGCGACGACCTTTCGAAAGCACACGGCGGTGGAATAGTAATCAGCTTGTCCTTCGGCAGAATGCAGGCTTAAGCCACTTTCATCAGTCGGGCCGTACCATTCGGGAGGCGTCGGGCGCAGAGGTGTTCCGCCGAAAAGATGGCCCGCTTCATGGCACAAAGTCAAAGCCAACGCGTCTTCGTTCACGCGCGGGGAAGTGAGCATGCCGGCATCCACGCCAATGCCGTATTTATCCATGACATCGCGAATGGCCTGGGCCGCGACAGTCTGGCGATCCCAATGGATGGTCAGAAAGAATTCGCCTTGGTCAGCCTTGGCCACGGGTTCATACAGACGCTGTATTTTGTTAAACAGAATCTGTGCCTTGTCGGGGTCGACAGGATTTTGTGCGAAACTTGGCGAGTGCGACATAATTAGAACGGCGATGAAGAACGGGCCCAAAAATCTCAAAAGCATACTTTCTTATCGGAGGATCTTCGCGAAAGATCACTAGACCTAGTGCTGTAAAGCAGGGTGTGCAGCAACTTCATGTTCTTTATCTTGAACCCGGAAAAATTGATTGAGGCTTTTTTCTATTTTTTCCATCCTATTCAAGGGCTGCGGAAGGGTTCGCCCCATTTCATCTCAGAGGGGATTGTTGGAAACGCAATCCATTCACTTAGTGTGAGCCTTTGG
The sequence above is a segment of the Bdellovibrio sp. ArHS genome. Coding sequences within it:
- a CDS encoding biopolymer transporter ExbD produces the protein MKTSSFANVGKKRSPLGDLQNLKPGMKKKKSAAGSLALALPLTSLIDAFSIIVIYLLIGTQNSGIESTVPAKMSLPMAEHSVGIEKETPILTIEKGVYRLNDEVVPVRALGQKLTELKAKSQEKLVELLVQADQEMKYEDLDPLLRASSESGFEKMKFAVVPAR
- a CDS encoding biopolymer transporter ExbD, with amino-acid sequence MSMTGGSGDDKDLNFELNILPILDILSVLICFLLLTAVWIQIGTIDTRQAIGDNSVAGAKNPPSLWITVNTQGAVQLSLRDLPNAKTHEEQIQASGRSVNWAVLEQKLQALRAKWPDLKTGVVRPEAQASYGDVIRIMDKLKQNQFEGVGLSPLG
- a CDS encoding MotA/TolQ/ExbB proton channel family protein → MEFLLSLGRGFTSSDAIWMWTILAAQIVSIAIIAERAFALFGARKTNQKELSKVLAEDIRSGNLEKALRRSLQMGTKEPLGVVAAAGIQAAMDMGGKEEIQLKMDEVLLEENSRVEKRIGFLAMFANVATLLGLLGTITGLIHSFAGISNANPAEKATILSQGISLAMNTTAYGLIVAVPALIMYAVLQNRASRLTDDLNKGALNLFIQLGFHYEPVSTSKEVPANSGR